The Treponema primitia ZAS-1 genome has a window encoding:
- a CDS encoding PKD domain-containing protein, with translation ATHTGVFISPAPATPQNYAIPVQFTVTAEDGSSQAYTVTVTQAPPEPGIATALWARTVTAGSDMSVFP, from the coding sequence CGGCCACCCATACGGGCGTTTTTATCAGCCCGGCCCCCGCAACGCCACAGAATTACGCGATTCCGGTACAATTTACCGTTACGGCGGAAGATGGTTCATCCCAAGCCTATACGGTAACGGTTACCCAAGCGCCGCCAGAGCCGGGAATCGCAACGGCCCTGTGGGCACGGACGGTAACGGCGGGGTCAGACATGTCTGTCTTTCCC